The Paracholeplasma brassicae genome contains a region encoding:
- the tig gene encoding trigger factor — protein sequence MKFEKISSNRVKFTFEVTPHEFEHGLDHAFEHAVKDVEIKGFRKGHVPRNIFEQKFGVESLFEDALNHVISHKYQEIFTVDSIVIVGEPKLDLDPTAVKRNETFELSIIAAIKPEVELGEYKGLEVPKKDVTVSDEDINKEIETLLNQNASLEPKESNVLENGDTAIFDFEGFQDGVAFDGGKAENYEMVIGSNQFIPGFEEQMVGMTIGEEKDINVTFPEQYQSESLAGKPAVFKVKLHELKVQKGETLSDEFVKGLNRDGVETVEQLKEDIKKSLTSQKEVSEKDRITGSAVKFACDNAKVEIPEEMIQAEVAQLRQNVENQAKQYQIDFEMFVQLNGLTMEQFNTEMEKQANDRVLTSLVIEAVAIKENLSATEEEINAKYQEIADMYKMPVDAVKKQLTDDVITNEVSFGKAVDFLTANVKEV from the coding sequence ATGAAATTTGAAAAAATATCAAGTAATCGTGTAAAGTTTACGTTTGAAGTAACCCCACACGAATTTGAACATGGATTAGACCACGCTTTTGAACACGCGGTAAAAGATGTTGAAATTAAGGGATTTAGAAAAGGTCATGTACCAAGAAACATTTTTGAACAAAAGTTTGGTGTGGAATCATTATTCGAAGACGCATTAAACCACGTTATCTCACATAAATATCAAGAAATTTTCACTGTAGATTCAATTGTAATCGTTGGTGAACCAAAACTTGATTTAGACCCAACTGCGGTTAAGAGAAACGAAACATTTGAATTATCAATTATTGCAGCTATCAAACCAGAAGTAGAGTTAGGTGAATATAAAGGACTAGAAGTGCCTAAAAAAGACGTAACGGTTTCTGATGAAGATATCAACAAAGAAATTGAAACATTATTAAATCAAAACGCATCATTAGAACCAAAAGAATCAAACGTATTAGAAAATGGCGACACCGCTATTTTTGATTTCGAAGGATTCCAAGATGGTGTTGCTTTTGATGGTGGTAAGGCTGAAAACTACGAAATGGTTATCGGTTCTAATCAATTCATTCCAGGATTTGAAGAACAAATGGTTGGTATGACAATTGGTGAAGAAAAAGACATTAACGTGACTTTCCCAGAACAATATCAATCAGAGTCACTTGCTGGTAAACCTGCCGTATTCAAAGTGAAATTACACGAATTGAAAGTTCAAAAAGGTGAAACGTTATCAGATGAATTCGTTAAAGGATTAAATCGTGATGGTGTTGAAACCGTTGAACAATTAAAAGAAGACATCAAAAAATCATTAACTTCACAAAAAGAAGTTTCTGAAAAAGATCGTATTACCGGATCAGCTGTGAAATTCGCTTGTGATAACGCTAAAGTTGAAATTCCAGAAGAAATGATTCAAGCGGAAGTTGCACAATTAAGACAAAACGTTGAAAACCAAGCAAAACAATATCAAATTGATTTTGAAATGTTTGTTCAACTTAATGGCTTAACGATGGAACAATTCAATACAGAAATGGAAAAACAAGCAAACGATCGCGTGTTAACCTCACTTGTTATTGAAGCGGTTGCTATCAAGGAAAACTTGAGTGCGACTGAAGAAGAAATAAATGCAAAATACCAAGAAATTGCTGACATGTACAAGATGCCTGTTGACGCAGTTAAAAAACAATTAACTGACGACGTTATAACTAACGAAGTATCTTTTGGTAAAGCGGTTGACTTCTTAACAGCTAACGTCAAAGAAGTTTAA
- a CDS encoding bifunctional folylpolyglutamate synthase/dihydrofolate synthase, translating into MKFIDIKEAIQWIESQVKFKPKTDLTRMHLACLSLGNPQNSYKIIHIAGTNGKGSVASYLTTVLMKQFKVGRFTSPYIVKFNERISVNLEMIDDVHLLQYINFIYDFNEQFFNEHQERLSFFELITLIGFLYFKDQKVDYVVLEVGIGGLLDSTNVVSSQLALITNIGYDHMNTLGNTLEEIALNKLGIVKHGVTLITTVQDELQDLFRTYTKKVGSQVHFITDDHINLVCPDPVEFKYEYHRYHLSLKGLHQIKNAVLAIKAINYLEPKMPLQLIKDGIKETTWPGRFEVMHQNPLVILDGAHNTHGIHALIETISTIYKNKRIHFIFCAMADKETKEMLGMLSDIATSITLTHFDYKRVSPLEDLIKQTNLKQKYAYNDPFEAIKETLIDKNEEDIIVITGSLYFVSLVRPYFLSFT; encoded by the coding sequence ATGAAATTCATAGATATTAAAGAAGCGATTCAATGGATAGAATCCCAAGTCAAGTTTAAACCTAAAACTGATTTGACACGTATGCACTTGGCTTGTTTAAGTTTAGGAAACCCACAAAATAGCTATAAAATCATACATATCGCTGGGACAAACGGTAAAGGCTCGGTTGCTAGTTATTTGACAACAGTCTTAATGAAACAGTTTAAGGTAGGTAGATTTACTTCACCTTACATCGTAAAATTCAACGAACGTATATCCGTTAATCTAGAAATGATTGATGATGTTCACTTGCTACAATACATCAATTTTATCTATGATTTTAATGAACAGTTTTTTAATGAGCATCAAGAACGATTATCATTCTTTGAACTGATCACACTCATTGGTTTCTTATACTTTAAAGATCAAAAAGTTGATTATGTTGTTTTAGAAGTTGGTATTGGTGGTTTACTTGATTCGACGAATGTCGTATCGAGTCAGTTGGCATTAATCACGAACATCGGTTATGATCACATGAACACCTTAGGCAATACGTTAGAAGAAATCGCTTTAAACAAACTAGGGATTGTCAAACACGGGGTCACACTAATTACGACGGTTCAAGACGAATTGCAGGATCTTTTTAGAACTTATACGAAAAAGGTCGGTAGTCAAGTCCACTTTATCACCGATGACCACATTAATCTGGTTTGTCCTGATCCTGTGGAGTTTAAATACGAGTATCATCGATATCACTTGAGTTTAAAGGGATTACATCAAATCAAAAATGCTGTACTGGCAATTAAGGCAATTAACTATTTAGAGCCTAAGATGCCACTACAATTAATTAAGGATGGCATTAAAGAAACCACATGGCCAGGTCGGTTTGAAGTGATGCATCAAAACCCACTTGTGATACTTGATGGGGCACACAACACACACGGCATTCATGCATTGATTGAAACAATCAGCACGATTTATAAAAACAAACGGATTCACTTTATTTTCTGTGCAATGGCGGATAAAGAAACCAAAGAGATGTTAGGGATGTTATCTGATATTGCGACTTCAATTACCTTGACCCACTTTGACTACAAACGAGTCAGTCCACTTGAAGATTTGATTAAACAAACAAATCTCAAACAAAAGTACGCGTACAACGACCCTTTTGAAGCCATTAAAGAAACTTTGATCGACAAAAATGAAGAAGACATCATTGTAATTACAGGATCACTCTACTTTGTTAGTTTGGTTAGACCTTATTTCTTATCGTTTACTTAA
- the radC gene encoding RadC family protein: MKYSHCIKMNYLIKEMPKEERPRERLQTYGVDALANYELLALILQSGSKEESVIELSKRVLYRLDDLKELFKISYEELIQIRGIGPAKASILTACVELSKRIYQAEKESNPVITSPREAYLYLKDELESLEQEHFVCLYLDTKNRIIAKKVLFIGTLNQSLVHPREVFKHAVKYAAASIILSHNHPSGDSTPSKADLQVQQLLENGSKLMAIQITDHVIIGKDEYYSLREQRKHIEFK, encoded by the coding sequence TTGAAATATAGTCACTGTATAAAAATGAACTATTTAATCAAAGAAATGCCAAAAGAAGAACGACCAAGAGAACGGCTACAAACTTATGGGGTGGATGCATTAGCAAATTATGAGCTATTGGCCCTAATACTACAGTCAGGTAGTAAGGAAGAATCGGTAATCGAACTATCAAAAAGGGTCTTATACCGATTAGATGATTTGAAAGAGCTTTTTAAGATTAGCTATGAAGAATTAATACAAATCAGAGGTATCGGGCCGGCAAAAGCATCCATTTTAACGGCCTGTGTCGAATTATCAAAGCGAATTTATCAAGCTGAAAAAGAGTCCAATCCAGTGATTACCTCACCTCGCGAGGCTTATTTGTATCTTAAAGACGAACTAGAGTCGCTTGAGCAAGAGCATTTTGTTTGTCTGTATCTGGATACAAAAAACCGAATTATCGCCAAAAAAGTCCTATTCATAGGGACACTTAATCAGTCGCTTGTGCACCCTAGAGAAGTCTTTAAACACGCGGTAAAATACGCAGCTGCCTCCATTATTTTGTCTCATAACCATCCCAGTGGTGACTCAACCCCATCAAAAGCTGATTTACAAGTACAGCAGTTATTAGAGAATGGTTCAAAATTAATGGCCATCCAAATTACCGA
- the yihA gene encoding ribosome biogenesis GTP-binding protein YihA/YsxC: protein MFIIHSSEFIKSGTNMSHFPEDLKREYLMLGRSNVGKSSLINGLLNRKNLARTSGEPGKTVTLNFFLINDDFYLVDAPGYGYARRSKSQIEEFGVMIEEYLSKRENLSAVFLLIDFKVGPTKDDIIMYQYLRHFKKDIYVIATKIDKANQSERAKGEKIIRTLFDDPTLKLILTSSQKKFGFNKIYQIFEEDTHE, encoded by the coding sequence ATGTTTATAATTCATTCTTCTGAATTTATCAAAAGCGGCACCAACATGTCGCATTTTCCAGAAGACTTAAAAAGAGAATATTTAATGCTAGGTAGGAGTAACGTCGGCAAGAGTTCATTAATTAATGGCCTCTTAAACCGAAAAAATCTCGCAAGAACCTCAGGTGAACCTGGTAAAACAGTCACGCTAAACTTTTTTTTGATTAATGACGATTTCTATTTAGTTGACGCCCCTGGTTATGGGTATGCAAGACGATCGAAATCTCAAATCGAAGAATTTGGTGTGATGATAGAGGAATACTTAAGCAAAAGAGAAAACTTGAGTGCTGTTTTTTTACTAATCGATTTTAAAGTTGGTCCAACAAAAGATGACATCATCATGTATCAATACTTAAGACATTTTAAGAAAGACATTTACGTTATTGCGACAAAAATAGATAAAGCAAATCAAAGTGAACGGGCAAAAGGTGAAAAAATCATCCGAACCCTGTTTGATGACCCAACGCTTAAACTGATCTTAACCTCTAGTCAAAAGAAGTTTGGATTCAATAAAATCTATCAAATTTTTGAGGAGGATACGCATGAATAA
- the lon gene encoding endopeptidase La, giving the protein MESKNLPAIVVRGLVPLPNNDFRTEIGRNISFKALEESETSFNNYVLILIQKNPMIENPTPNDIEEYGVLAKTTMKLKLPNGNLKAKFNILSRVKVKEYFLTNPFFVAEYEEAQTIAGDTDEEMTLVRMVMNEAVSNANLVLNNPQEVVRNAQSGVTTEKVVDILANGLRGNEIEKYKYLRELNLNVRLKMILEDIARQKMVSELEQHINEEVKRSIDESQKEYYLREKMRAIQSELGDKARKEDEVDELRTKILEAKMPKDIEEKALQELQRYSSTPPAMAESGIIKTYLDFLVALPWKKSSRDSNDLNKVQKNLDKNHYGLTSVKDRIIEYLAVKIKTRKNPQTILCLVGPPGVGKTSLAISIADALGRKFVKQSLGGVRDESEIRGHRRTYIGALPGRILKGMKDAGTVNPVFLLDEIDKMASDYKGDPASAMLEVLDPEQNAKFSDHYLEEPYDLSQVMFITTANYLGNIPAPLRDRMEIVELSSYTEFEKFNIAINHLIPKQLKAHGVSDKEFSVTDESIYYIIQRYTREAGVRELNRFIGTLIRKGIKEILMDKKESIAVTIDNIEHYLGKPRFMHNLADQKDQVGVATGLAYTQFGGDTLSIEVTFYKGKGNLSLTGKLGDVMKESAITALSYLKANADKFEINPTFFQENDIHVHVPEGATPKDGPSAGITITTALLSAITGKKVKKEVGMTGEMTLRGYVLPIGGLREKSIAAHRSGLQTIIIPKENEKDIEEIPTEVKNALSIIPVSNVLEVFEIAIK; this is encoded by the coding sequence ATGGAATCGAAAAATCTACCTGCCATCGTTGTGCGTGGTTTAGTACCATTACCAAACAATGATTTCAGAACTGAAATCGGAAGAAATATTTCATTTAAGGCATTAGAAGAATCAGAAACATCATTTAATAATTATGTCTTAATTCTGATTCAAAAGAATCCCATGATTGAAAATCCAACACCGAATGACATAGAAGAGTACGGTGTCTTGGCTAAAACGACAATGAAATTAAAATTGCCAAATGGCAATCTAAAAGCGAAATTTAATATTCTATCAAGAGTGAAAGTTAAAGAGTATTTCTTAACCAATCCATTTTTTGTTGCAGAATATGAGGAAGCACAAACAATCGCTGGTGATACGGACGAAGAAATGACGTTAGTCCGTATGGTTATGAATGAAGCGGTTTCAAATGCCAATTTGGTTCTAAATAACCCACAAGAAGTCGTTAGAAATGCGCAATCAGGTGTGACAACTGAAAAAGTTGTCGATATTCTTGCAAATGGTTTAAGAGGCAATGAAATCGAAAAATACAAGTACTTGCGTGAGTTAAACCTTAACGTCAGATTAAAAATGATTCTTGAGGACATCGCAAGACAAAAAATGGTATCAGAATTAGAACAACACATCAACGAAGAAGTCAAACGTTCAATTGATGAATCCCAAAAAGAGTATTACCTAAGAGAAAAAATGCGTGCCATTCAGTCAGAATTAGGTGATAAAGCACGTAAAGAAGATGAAGTTGACGAACTTAGAACTAAAATATTAGAGGCTAAAATGCCAAAAGATATTGAGGAAAAAGCACTTCAAGAACTTCAACGTTATAGCTCAACACCACCGGCAATGGCTGAATCTGGTATTATCAAAACCTACCTCGATTTTCTTGTGGCTTTGCCATGGAAAAAATCAAGTAGAGATTCAAATGATTTAAATAAGGTTCAAAAGAATCTTGACAAAAATCACTATGGATTAACAAGCGTAAAAGACCGTATCATTGAGTACCTAGCGGTTAAAATCAAAACGAGAAAAAACCCACAAACGATTTTGTGTTTGGTCGGTCCTCCTGGGGTTGGTAAAACATCACTTGCAATTTCAATCGCTGATGCGCTTGGACGTAAGTTTGTTAAACAATCCTTAGGTGGTGTCAGAGACGAATCAGAGATTAGAGGACACAGAAGAACTTACATCGGCGCACTTCCTGGTCGTATTCTAAAAGGAATGAAAGACGCTGGTACTGTCAACCCAGTCTTCTTACTTGATGAAATCGATAAAATGGCGTCTGACTACAAAGGCGATCCTGCTTCGGCAATGCTTGAAGTATTAGACCCGGAACAAAACGCTAAGTTTAGTGATCACTATCTTGAAGAACCTTATGATTTATCTCAAGTGATGTTTATCACAACAGCAAACTATCTAGGAAACATTCCTGCACCATTAAGAGATCGTATGGAAATTGTTGAATTAAGTAGCTATACTGAATTCGAAAAATTTAACATCGCGATTAATCACTTAATTCCAAAACAACTAAAAGCACATGGTGTCTCAGATAAAGAGTTTAGTGTCACTGATGAATCTATTTATTACATCATTCAACGTTACACCAGGGAAGCTGGGGTTCGTGAATTAAACCGATTTATTGGTACGTTAATTCGTAAAGGCATCAAAGAAATACTAATGGATAAAAAAGAATCCATTGCCGTTACGATCGATAACATTGAGCATTATTTAGGAAAACCACGCTTCATGCACAACCTTGCTGATCAAAAAGATCAAGTTGGTGTTGCCACAGGGCTAGCCTACACTCAATTTGGCGGCGATACATTATCGATTGAAGTCACGTTCTATAAAGGCAAAGGCAACTTATCCTTAACTGGTAAGCTAGGCGATGTAATGAAAGAAAGTGCGATTACGGCACTCAGTTATTTAAAGGCTAATGCAGACAAATTCGAAATTAACCCTACATTCTTCCAAGAAAATGACATCCACGTTCACGTACCTGAAGGTGCAACACCAAAAGATGGTCCAAGTGCGGGTATTACCATCACGACGGCTTTATTATCAGCAATCACAGGTAAAAAAGTGAAAAAAGAAGTTGGTATGACGGGTGAAATGACGCTAAGAGGCTACGTTTTACCAATTGGTGGGTTAAGAGAGAAATCAATTGCTGCACACAGAAGTGGATTACAAACAATCATTATCCCTAAAGAAAATGAAAAAGACATTGAAGAAATACCAACGGAAGTGAAAAATGCATTATCTATCATTCCTGTTTCAAATGTTTTAGAAGTATTTGAGATTGCAATTAAATAG
- a CDS encoding valine--tRNA ligase: protein MATTLNPKYDHQEVEKGLYEYWLEKDYFKATGKKEVPFTIVIPPPNVTGKLHLGHAWDGTLQDIIIRRKRMQGFDALFLPGMDHAGIATQAKVDERLKQMGKNRYEIGREGFLEQAWAWKEEYASFIKEQWKVLGLSLDYSRERFTLDQKLNDAVNHVFITLYNKGLIYRGNRIINWDVEAKTALSNIEVEFVETNGNLFYFRYPFTDNSGHLVIATTRPETMFADQALMVHPEDERYQAFVGKKVFIPGTKTEIPVITDDYVDMSFGTGVVKVTPAHDPNDFEVGKRHNLEMPLCMTEDGHMNELAGKYQNQERFLCRKNLVADLTALGLVEKIETHIHNVGHSERTGVVVEPRLSLQWFIRMKPLAEQAMEKATTEFVPKRFEKVYQNWLANMEDWCISRQLWWGHRIPVWFKEDEIKVQVECPGEGYVQDEDVLDTWFSSALWPFSTLGWPEKTADLERYYPTNVLVTGYDIILFWVTRMIFQGIEFTDQSPFHDVLIHGLVRDNQGRKMSKSLGNGVDPIEMSEKYGTDALRYFLSTNSAPGQDLRFETEKVESSWNFINKLWNIARFIMMNVTNSNREIDEEKLSLYDKYILERLDQVITDADLNYEKYEFGEVARTLYNFTWDEFASWYVEIAKVQLKTENKENTEAVLAYVLKAILKLMHPFMPFVTERIYQAFTEEESIVISAWPTINQAHNYDVVDQTKLIFDLISKTRNLRQEMNIAPSKPLQIEIKTNLSYLANEKPMLEYFLKTSELTIGTSQQITEETILITGSNYELYVLKSDIISKEDEEKKLRQELEHVKSELDRVVKMLSNENFIKRANPDKVKSEQEKRDNYQQQYDALLKRLNK, encoded by the coding sequence ATGGCAACAACATTAAATCCAAAATATGACCATCAAGAAGTCGAAAAAGGTTTATATGAGTATTGGTTAGAAAAAGACTACTTTAAAGCGACTGGAAAAAAAGAAGTCCCATTTACGATTGTGATTCCACCACCAAACGTCACCGGTAAATTACACTTAGGTCACGCATGGGATGGTACGCTACAAGACATCATCATCAGAAGAAAACGTATGCAAGGGTTTGATGCTTTATTTTTACCTGGGATGGATCATGCGGGTATTGCGACTCAAGCAAAAGTTGATGAACGACTTAAACAAATGGGAAAAAACCGTTATGAAATCGGACGTGAAGGCTTTTTAGAACAAGCTTGGGCATGGAAAGAAGAGTACGCAAGCTTCATTAAAGAGCAATGGAAAGTACTAGGGCTATCACTCGACTACTCAAGAGAGCGTTTCACCTTAGATCAAAAATTAAATGATGCGGTTAATCATGTGTTTATTACCCTATATAATAAAGGACTTATCTATCGTGGTAATCGAATCATTAACTGGGACGTTGAAGCAAAAACAGCCTTATCAAACATCGAGGTTGAATTTGTTGAGACAAACGGTAATTTGTTTTATTTTAGATACCCATTTACCGATAATTCAGGTCATTTAGTCATCGCAACAACAAGACCTGAAACCATGTTTGCTGACCAAGCATTAATGGTTCATCCTGAGGATGAACGGTACCAAGCATTTGTTGGTAAAAAAGTATTTATCCCTGGAACTAAAACAGAAATTCCTGTCATCACAGATGATTACGTTGATATGAGTTTTGGTACAGGGGTTGTTAAAGTAACACCAGCACATGACCCAAATGACTTTGAAGTTGGAAAAAGACATAACCTAGAAATGCCACTTTGTATGACAGAAGATGGGCATATGAATGAACTTGCAGGTAAATACCAAAATCAAGAGCGTTTCTTATGTCGTAAGAATTTAGTTGCTGATCTGACAGCGTTGGGATTAGTCGAAAAAATAGAAACACACATCCATAACGTCGGTCACTCCGAACGTACGGGTGTAGTAGTTGAACCGCGCTTATCTTTACAATGGTTTATCAGAATGAAGCCGCTAGCTGAACAAGCGATGGAAAAAGCGACGACTGAGTTTGTGCCAAAGCGATTTGAAAAAGTCTATCAAAATTGGTTAGCAAACATGGAAGATTGGTGTATTTCACGACAATTATGGTGGGGACACCGTATACCGGTTTGGTTTAAAGAAGATGAGATTAAAGTTCAAGTCGAATGTCCAGGAGAGGGCTATGTTCAAGATGAAGACGTCTTAGATACTTGGTTTTCAAGTGCATTATGGCCATTTTCTACGCTTGGTTGGCCAGAAAAAACAGCTGACTTAGAAAGATATTACCCAACCAATGTCCTAGTTACAGGTTATGACATCATCTTGTTTTGGGTAACCCGTATGATCTTTCAAGGCATTGAGTTTACAGACCAATCACCATTTCATGACGTATTGATTCATGGCTTAGTTAGAGATAATCAAGGCAGAAAAATGTCAAAATCTTTAGGCAATGGTGTGGATCCAATCGAAATGTCTGAAAAATATGGCACCGATGCATTACGTTATTTCTTATCAACAAATAGTGCGCCTGGTCAAGACCTACGTTTTGAAACAGAGAAAGTAGAATCTAGTTGGAATTTCATTAATAAGCTTTGGAACATTGCGCGCTTTATTATGATGAATGTTACAAATTCAAATAGAGAAATTGATGAAGAAAAATTATCACTCTACGATAAGTACATCTTAGAACGCCTTGATCAAGTGATAACAGACGCGGATTTAAATTATGAGAAATACGAATTTGGTGAAGTCGCACGCACACTGTACAACTTTACATGGGATGAATTTGCTTCTTGGTACGTTGAAATTGCTAAAGTACAGTTAAAAACGGAAAACAAGGAAAACACTGAAGCGGTATTGGCTTACGTTTTAAAAGCCATTCTAAAACTAATGCACCCGTTCATGCCTTTTGTTACGGAACGTATTTATCAGGCGTTTACTGAAGAAGAGTCTATTGTCATTTCTGCTTGGCCGACCATTAATCAAGCACATAACTATGACGTTGTTGATCAAACAAAACTGATTTTTGATTTAATCTCAAAAACCAGAAATCTACGTCAAGAGATGAACATTGCGCCATCTAAACCACTTCAAATCGAAATAAAAACGAATCTTAGTTATTTGGCTAATGAAAAACCGATGTTAGAATACTTCTTGAAAACAAGCGAGTTAACCATCGGTACTTCTCAACAAATCACCGAGGAAACAATCTTAATTACAGGCAGTAATTATGAGCTTTATGTTCTAAAAAGTGACATCATTTCTAAAGAAGATGAGGAAAAGAAACTTAGACAAGAGTTAGAACACGTAAAGAGTGAACTTGATCGCGTGGTTAAGATGTTATCTAATGAAAACTTCATCAAACGAGCCAATCCTGACAAAGTCAAGAGTGAACAGGAAAAAAGAGACAATTATCAACAACAGTACGATGCATTATTGAAGAGACTTAACAAATGA
- a CDS encoding GNAT family N-acetyltransferase produces MININTERLLLRPLAISDAKDMFEYATDDEIGPYAGWTPHKTIDETTGVIDFMMRENDVYAIVLKSENKMIGTLGLHKRDYDPGVKELGYVLNKAYWGNGYVTEASKALIVHAFEFSSINKIVVKHFKYNERSQRVIERLGFTYTNDELKIIKLYGIELTRETRCYELLKSDYERKLLLWQQH; encoded by the coding sequence ATGATAAACATCAACACAGAACGCCTTTTATTAAGACCACTAGCAATTAGTGACGCTAAAGACATGTTTGAATACGCAACAGACGATGAAATTGGTCCATACGCTGGCTGGACGCCTCACAAAACAATCGATGAAACAACCGGGGTAATCGACTTTATGATGCGAGAAAATGACGTCTATGCGATTGTATTAAAAAGTGAGAATAAAATGATTGGCACGCTTGGTCTTCACAAAAGAGACTATGACCCTGGTGTCAAAGAACTCGGTTATGTTTTAAATAAAGCTTATTGGGGCAATGGCTATGTGACGGAAGCCTCAAAAGCGTTGATTGTTCATGCGTTTGAGTTTTCATCGATTAACAAGATTGTTGTCAAACACTTTAAATACAACGAGAGAAGTCAACGAGTCATTGAGCGTTTAGGATTTACTTACACAAACGATGAACTAAAAATAATCAAGTTATATGGCATCGAATTAACACGGGAAACCAGGTGTTATGAACTATTAAAATCAGATTATGAGAGGAAGTTATTACTATGGCAACAACATTAA
- a CDS encoding DegV family protein, translated as MNKIVLVADSTCDLSKEIIEQRNIKIIPLYVTFDENTYRDGVDITTKELYEKVDQTGKLPKTSAISPGDFISFFEPFIEEGNEVIYISIGSKLSGTYNSANLAKDSFDDGKITVIDSKNLSSGIGLLVLKASDMINKGMTPKEIKEAVELLVPKVRSQFAIPTLDYLYKGGRCSTLSMLVGGVLLVKPIIQVKDGAMDVYKKAMGKMTRALDIMLDDYEALKDDIDDTYVMITHSIAEKSSQYMIEEVNRRYQPKQLIETQAGCVISSHCGKGTIGILYLMK; from the coding sequence ATGAATAAAATCGTACTAGTTGCCGATTCGACTTGCGACTTAAGCAAAGAGATAATTGAACAAAGGAATATTAAAATTATACCTCTATACGTGACGTTCGATGAGAATACTTATCGCGATGGCGTTGATATAACTACAAAAGAGCTATATGAAAAAGTAGATCAAACGGGTAAATTACCAAAAACATCAGCCATCTCACCCGGTGATTTTATCTCATTTTTCGAACCGTTTATCGAAGAAGGAAATGAAGTCATCTATATCTCAATAGGTTCAAAATTATCGGGTACTTACAACTCTGCAAATCTTGCAAAAGATAGCTTTGATGACGGTAAAATCACCGTAATTGATTCGAAAAATTTGTCTTCTGGGATTGGGCTACTCGTTCTAAAAGCGTCAGACATGATTAATAAAGGGATGACACCAAAAGAAATTAAAGAAGCCGTTGAACTATTAGTTCCAAAAGTGCGTAGTCAATTTGCAATTCCGACGCTAGATTATTTATACAAAGGTGGCAGATGTTCAACACTATCAATGCTTGTTGGGGGTGTTTTACTTGTTAAACCAATCATCCAAGTCAAAGATGGCGCAATGGATGTGTACAAAAAGGCAATGGGAAAAATGACCCGCGCATTAGACATCATGCTTGACGATTATGAGGCTTTAAAAGATGACATTGATGACACCTATGTGATGATCACACATTCAATTGCAGAAAAATCAAGTCAGTATATGATTGAAGAAGTAAACCGCCGTTATCAACCAAAGCAGTTGATTGAAACTCAGGCTGGTTGTGTCATTTCCTCACATTGTGGCAAAGGCACCATCGGTATTTTGTATCTGATGAAATAA